GCACGGCAACGCTGTCTGAGGGTTTCATCGTAATGATACCTGAAGTCAGGCGATGGAATTTGTTTCCACTGCTTTCAATCAAGCCATACCCGGTGATCAGCGATCCCGGGTCCACACCCAGGATAAGCATCATCAGCCCTGCTGCAGTGATTCGAGCACGTCGGCATCGATATCGAAGTCGGCGTAGACATTCTGCACATCGTCATGATCTTCGAGCACTTCCAGCAGACGGATGACGCCTTCGGCGTCCTTGCCGTCCACCTTCAACGTGTTCTGCGGCACCATCTGCACTTCGGCCTCCTCGACCTCGATGCTGTTTTCCTCAAGCGCTTTTTTGACGTCCTCGAGACTGGAAGATTCGGTGACGATTTCGAAGTGATCCTCCTCCGTGCTCATGTCTTCCGCACCGGCCTCGATGGCGATCAGCATGAGCTCTTCTTCTTCGTATTTCTTCGGGATGGTGACGATGCCCTTGCGGTCGAACTTCCATCCCACGGCGCCGGCCTCGGCGAGGTTGCCGTTATTCTTCGAGAAGAGGTGGCGGATTTCCGCGACTGTGCGGTTCTTGTTATCGGTGATGGTCTCGATGAGGAATGCCACGCCACCCGGACCGTATCCCTCATACGTGATTTCTTCATAGTTGACGCCTTCGACTTCACCGGTTCCGCGCTGGATGGCGCGTTTGATGTTGTCGTTGGGCATGTTGGCGCCTTTGGCCTTGTCAACAGCAAGCCGAAGCCGGGGATTGGCGTCAATATCACCGCCGCCGTCACGGGCGGCAATCGTTATTTCCTTGATGAGGCGGCCGAAAAGCTTGCCGCGTGCGGCATCCTTGGCGCCCTTCGCCCGTTTGATGGTCGACCATTTGGAATGACCAGACATCGTAACCTCCAGAACAATGAGTATGTGTTAATCTTCCTGAAAACTCTTGATTTGCGCGAGGATTTCCTGCTGGGTGCGTTCTTCGTTGGTGGTACGCACATCCTTGAGCTTCAGCTGCGGGAAGACATTCCCGTTCCAGCTGTTTTCCTCGATGGTAAACAGAATGTCCGCGCGGGCGCCGTCATCCGCCACCTCAGGGAGACGGGATCCGAGACCGAACCCGATGCAGTCGAATACCACACCGTCCTGACGCACCTTCATCTTCAGATGATCGCGTCCGACGATGCGCGGACTCCCGAACACCTCGACATCATGCGAGAAGAAGACCGGCCGCAGGTTGCCCGGACCAAAGGGTGCGAACTGCTTGAGGATGCGGAAAAACCGCGGGGTAATATCCGGCAGTCTGATCTGCGCATCCGCGACGATTTCATGCGTGAGCATTTCCTCGTCGAGCATTTCCTCGGCGACCTTCATGAAGCAGTCACGGAACTCCGGGATTTTCTCAATTTCGAGTGCCAGTCCGGCAGCATACTTGTGTCCGCCGAACTGCAGGAGCAGATGCTCGCAGCGACTCAGCGCTTCATAGATGTTGAAGTTCATGATGCTGCGCGCCGAGCCTTTCGCGACACCGTCGATGGTCGTGAGCAGCACGGTGGGACGATAGAATTTCTCAACAAGACGGGAAGCCACGATGCCGATGACACCGGGATGCCAGTCGCCGTTGTGGAGTACGATGGGACGTTCT
The bacterium genome window above contains:
- a CDS encoding YebC/PmpR family DNA-binding transcriptional regulator, whose amino-acid sequence is MSGHSKWSTIKRAKGAKDAARGKLFGRLIKEITIAARDGGGDIDANPRLRLAVDKAKGANMPNDNIKRAIQRGTGEVEGVNYEEITYEGYGPGGVAFLIETITDNKNRTVAEIRHLFSKNNGNLAEAGAVGWKFDRKGIVTIPKKYEEEELMLIAIEAGAEDMSTEEDHFEIVTESSSLEDVKKALEENSIEVEEAEVQMVPQNTLKVDGKDAEGVIRLLEVLEDHDDVQNVYADFDIDADVLESLQQG